The following are encoded in a window of Sminthopsis crassicaudata isolate SCR6 chromosome 5, ASM4859323v1, whole genome shotgun sequence genomic DNA:
- the HMGXB4 gene encoding HMG domain-containing protein 4 isoform X1, translating to MAYDDSRKKEDCFDGDQSLEDIGLAPGRSQREKKRSYKDLLREEEEIAAQVRKSSKKRLKERDLFSLGTDTHKRRRKHSSGESCYGDLSPLESSQKKKKKVVPSPPPSDTAMDLLKAITSPLATGSKPPRKTGEKSSFSSFSSSSYSESKKEQHPRKKGSSGSGGELSLEDGGFHKAKKMKPLYVNTETLTLREPDGLKMKLILSPKEKEGRTGDEEPFQNPPPQGTMKKSSKKSARDEQGTFLLGHELQSFLKTARKKHKPAPDQHPSPGPEGFSSDASIFSEAHGTDYELSSLEPALESGSSSGAELEAGELVIDDSYREIKKKKKSKKSKKKKDKERHKEKRHSKSKKSPGPSAGTVGEVTGASPGPLPPASTPFPAATPPPPPPVFHPDGQSEKKKRKEEKEKEKAEKTEKPKKKNMSAYQVFCKEYRVTIVAEHPGIDFGELSKKLAEVWKQLPEKDKLVWKQKAQYLQHKQNKAEATTVKRKAATGSEGAMRVKASPTGVMSPHKKSPSSTVVLTSSPAKVPETDPIDVAAHLQLLGESLSLIGHRLQETEGMVAVSGSLSVLLDSIICALGPLACLTTQLPELNGCPKQVLSNTLDNIAYIMPGL from the exons ATTGCTTTGATGGTGACCAGAGTTTGGAGGACATAGGACTGGCGCCTGGCCGGAGCCAACGAGAGAAGAAGCGTTCTTACAAGGATCTtttaagggaagaagaagagattgCCGCTCAGGTCAGGAAGTCCTCCAAGAAGAGGCTGAAG GAGAGAGATCTCTTCTCCCTGGGCACGGACACGCACAAGAGGAGGAGGAAGCATTCCTCCGGCGAGTCCTGCTATGGAG ATCTTTCACCTTTGGAGTCgtcacagaagaaaaagaagaaggtggTACCAAGTCCCCCGCCCTCCGATACAGCCATGGACCTGCTGAAGGCCATCACATCCCCCCTTGCAACAGGTTCCAAGCCCCCCAGAAAGACTGGGGAGAAATCCTCGTTTTCTTCCTTTAGCTCCTCAAGCTATTCAGAAAGCAAAAAGGAGCAGCACCCCAGAAAAAAGGGGAGCAGTGGCAGTGGTGGGGAGCTCTCCCTTGAGGACGGTGGCTTCCATAAGGCCAAAAAAATGAAGCCGCTTTATGTGAATACGGAGACCTTGACCTTGCGAGAGCCAGATGGCTTAAAAATGAAACTTATTCTCTCACCCAAAGAGAAGGAAGGCAGGACAGGTGATGAGGAGCCTTTTCAGAATCCCCCTCCACAAGGGACCATGAAAAAGTCCTCCAAGAAATCAGCTCGAGATGAGCAGGGCACTTTCCTCCTTGGGCACGAACTGCAGAGTTTCCTAAAAACGGCCAGGAAGAAGCACAAGCCGGCCCCGGACCAGCACCCCTCTCCTGGCCCAGAGGGCTTCTCCTCCGATGCCTCCATCTTTTCGGAAGCACATGGCACTGACTATGAGCTCTCCAGCCTCGAGCCTGCTCTGGAGTCGGGTTCATCCTCAGGGGCTGAGCTAGAGGCAGGTGAACTGGTGATTGATGACTCTTACCGGGAgatcaagaagaagaagaaaagcaagaagagcAAGAAGAAGAAGGACAAGGAGAGGCACAAGGAGAAGCGGCATTCCAAGTCCAAGAAGAGCCCTGGGCCCTCTGCTGGGACTGTAGGGGAAGTCACCGGGGCGAGCCCTGGGCCCCTGCCCCCAGCAAGCACACCTTTCCCGGCAGCCACTCCTCCACCCCCACCACCAGTCTTCCATCCTGATGGGCAGAgcgagaagaagaagaggaaagaggagaaggagaaggagaaggcagagaaaacagaaaag CCAAAGAAGAAGAACATGTCTGCTTACCAGGTATTCTGTAAGGAGTATCGGGTCACCATCGTGGCGGAGCACCCAGGAATAG ATTTTGGGGAACTGAGCAAAAAATTGGCTGAAGTATGGAAACAACTGCCAGAAAAAGACAAACTG GTCTGGAAACAGAAGGCCCAGTACCTCCAGCACAAACAGAATAAGGCCGAGGCCACCACAGTGAAGAGGAAAGCAGCCACCGGCTCTGAAGGGGCCATGAGAGTCAAAG CTTCTCCTACTGGAGTGATGTCACCTCATAAAAAGTCCCCTTCCAGCACGGTCGTGTTAACTTCCTCCCCAGCCAAAGTCCCTGAAACAGACCCCATTGATGTAGCTGCACACCTTCAACTCTTGGGAGAATCTCTGAGCCTTATCGGTCACCGGCTGCAAGAAACAGAG GGAATGGTAGCCGTTTCTGGAAGTCTGTCGGTTCTTCTCGATTCCATCATTTGTGCTCTTGGTCCTCTGGCCTGCCTGACCACACAACTGCCTGAGCTGAATGGCTGCCCTAAGCAAGTTCTG TCGAATACTCTGGACAACATCGCCTACATCATGCCCGGACTCTGA
- the HMGXB4 gene encoding HMG domain-containing protein 4 isoform X2, producing the protein MDLLKAITSPLATGSKPPRKTGEKSSFSSFSSSSYSESKKEQHPRKKGSSGSGGELSLEDGGFHKAKKMKPLYVNTETLTLREPDGLKMKLILSPKEKEGRTGDEEPFQNPPPQGTMKKSSKKSARDEQGTFLLGHELQSFLKTARKKHKPAPDQHPSPGPEGFSSDASIFSEAHGTDYELSSLEPALESGSSSGAELEAGELVIDDSYREIKKKKKSKKSKKKKDKERHKEKRHSKSKKSPGPSAGTVGEVTGASPGPLPPASTPFPAATPPPPPPVFHPDGQSEKKKRKEEKEKEKAEKTEKPKKKNMSAYQVFCKEYRVTIVAEHPGIDFGELSKKLAEVWKQLPEKDKLVWKQKAQYLQHKQNKAEATTVKRKAATGSEGAMRVKASPTGVMSPHKKSPSSTVVLTSSPAKVPETDPIDVAAHLQLLGESLSLIGHRLQETEGMVAVSGSLSVLLDSIICALGPLACLTTQLPELNGCPKQVLSNTLDNIAYIMPGL; encoded by the exons ATGGACCTGCTGAAGGCCATCACATCCCCCCTTGCAACAGGTTCCAAGCCCCCCAGAAAGACTGGGGAGAAATCCTCGTTTTCTTCCTTTAGCTCCTCAAGCTATTCAGAAAGCAAAAAGGAGCAGCACCCCAGAAAAAAGGGGAGCAGTGGCAGTGGTGGGGAGCTCTCCCTTGAGGACGGTGGCTTCCATAAGGCCAAAAAAATGAAGCCGCTTTATGTGAATACGGAGACCTTGACCTTGCGAGAGCCAGATGGCTTAAAAATGAAACTTATTCTCTCACCCAAAGAGAAGGAAGGCAGGACAGGTGATGAGGAGCCTTTTCAGAATCCCCCTCCACAAGGGACCATGAAAAAGTCCTCCAAGAAATCAGCTCGAGATGAGCAGGGCACTTTCCTCCTTGGGCACGAACTGCAGAGTTTCCTAAAAACGGCCAGGAAGAAGCACAAGCCGGCCCCGGACCAGCACCCCTCTCCTGGCCCAGAGGGCTTCTCCTCCGATGCCTCCATCTTTTCGGAAGCACATGGCACTGACTATGAGCTCTCCAGCCTCGAGCCTGCTCTGGAGTCGGGTTCATCCTCAGGGGCTGAGCTAGAGGCAGGTGAACTGGTGATTGATGACTCTTACCGGGAgatcaagaagaagaagaaaagcaagaagagcAAGAAGAAGAAGGACAAGGAGAGGCACAAGGAGAAGCGGCATTCCAAGTCCAAGAAGAGCCCTGGGCCCTCTGCTGGGACTGTAGGGGAAGTCACCGGGGCGAGCCCTGGGCCCCTGCCCCCAGCAAGCACACCTTTCCCGGCAGCCACTCCTCCACCCCCACCACCAGTCTTCCATCCTGATGGGCAGAgcgagaagaagaagaggaaagaggagaaggagaaggagaaggcagagaaaacagaaaag CCAAAGAAGAAGAACATGTCTGCTTACCAGGTATTCTGTAAGGAGTATCGGGTCACCATCGTGGCGGAGCACCCAGGAATAG ATTTTGGGGAACTGAGCAAAAAATTGGCTGAAGTATGGAAACAACTGCCAGAAAAAGACAAACTG GTCTGGAAACAGAAGGCCCAGTACCTCCAGCACAAACAGAATAAGGCCGAGGCCACCACAGTGAAGAGGAAAGCAGCCACCGGCTCTGAAGGGGCCATGAGAGTCAAAG CTTCTCCTACTGGAGTGATGTCACCTCATAAAAAGTCCCCTTCCAGCACGGTCGTGTTAACTTCCTCCCCAGCCAAAGTCCCTGAAACAGACCCCATTGATGTAGCTGCACACCTTCAACTCTTGGGAGAATCTCTGAGCCTTATCGGTCACCGGCTGCAAGAAACAGAG GGAATGGTAGCCGTTTCTGGAAGTCTGTCGGTTCTTCTCGATTCCATCATTTGTGCTCTTGGTCCTCTGGCCTGCCTGACCACACAACTGCCTGAGCTGAATGGCTGCCCTAAGCAAGTTCTG TCGAATACTCTGGACAACATCGCCTACATCATGCCCGGACTCTGA